Sequence from the Blastocatellia bacterium genome:
GTCTGACTTGCGGATCATCTTCACAGGCTTGCTTGCCGCGCTGGTTGCCGTGGCGGTGCATAACTTTTTCATTTACGACCAGCTCCCGACCGGGCTCTACTGCTTTGTGTTCATCGCTCTGGCGCAGGTCGCTATCAACCTTGCTGAAATCGGCACCGACCGTCAGGGTGTCGAGACGCGGGCAAAGGCAAAGCCCGATAGCCCAAGCCGCGCCCCGGCCTGGGTACGACCTGCGGCCTGGGCCGTTAGGCTTGCGGGCAGCGTGCTGGTTGGGACCGCCATCTGGTATGCGACAGGTGTATTGCGCGCTGACCTGGCGATTAAGCGGGCGCTTACGGCCGCCGACCGCGGCGACCTCAATCAAGTGGCCGAACAGGCTGAAGTGGCGGCCCGCAGTCCCGAGCCGACGGGTGATAATCATTTAATGATGGCCGGCGCCTTCGGCATCTGTTTGAGCAATCTTGAAGCGACGGCGAATGCGGCGCGCCAATCAGGCAGCGAGACACAGGGCGGCGCTACGGCCTCGCAGCGCGCCCAGGAACTCGGCCTCGCACATGCGCAGCAATCGCTCAAGCATAGCTTCGCGCCGGATGTCGGGTACTTGTTTCAGGCGGCGCTGGCCGAGGCGGCAGGCAATACGACGCTCGCCCGCGACAGCGCCAGCGAAGCCGTCAAACTGCACCCACACAATTTCCGCGCCCACCTTTTGCTGGCCCGCGCTTATACAAACGAAGGACGCCTGGAGCAAGCGGCGGCCGAAGCCGAAACCGCGCTCGACCTGCGCCCCTTTTCGCTTGAGGCGGCGACGGCACTGGCGCGGGCGCGCGGCGAAGGCATGTCAAGTGATGCTGCGGCGCTGAAGATCATGACCGAGCGGCGCAATCAGCCGCACGAGCAAAAACGCTCTACCGAAGCGTTGATCGAGATTGCTCGCGGCTATTCGCAAGCCGGCAAATTGCAGAAGGCGCGCGTCAAGCTGACGGTTGCTCTGAGCCGGGCGGCGGGGCCATGTCCCGACTGTCACCGCGAGCTGGCGACTGTCTACGAGAAGATGGGACGCTACCGTGAGGCGATTAATGAATGGCAGACTTTCATCGCCGAGGCGCCCGCCGGCGCGCCCATCGAAGAGGTGAAAACGCGAATCAAGACGCTTGAGGCCAGGGGCTCGCAAAAACAGTAACGAGGATGCTGGCAGGGTCTATTCATTCTCCGGGCTTAAACCGCCAAGACGCCAAGGACGCCAAGAGAACGCCGAGCTTTTCTTGGCGGTCTTGGCGTCTTGGCGGTTCATCCCCAATGGTTATTCGAGAATGAATAGGCCCTGAGGATGCTGGGCTAGCGCTTGACTTGGCATGCGCGCTCGATATAATTAACCGACTCCTGCGCCTGCCTTTCAGAGCCGGCGCGTCTGGACTTCAGCAGTTGCTCGCATACTCTGTTCGCAGCGGATTTGGGTGGTGGCGCGGGCGCGTCGCTTTTAATCCGAATTCGACTCAAAGCCATTCTGCAGGACCTCAATCAGTTGGAGATCAAATGGAAAATTCAAAGGAGCAGCGCAGAAGCAAAACGGGCAGGCTGCTAATTGGTGGCATTGCTTTTCTGATTGTGATTGCCTTTCTACAGGTAGGACTTCGTCACGGCGCCGCCGGCGGCGGCCAGAAAATCGTCGGCGGGCACGGAATCAAAATCGATGTGAACCCCGGCGGCTCGAAAACCATTGACCTGGCGTCGCGCGATTACCTGCCGGTTGCCGTGCTCGGCGCAAAGGATTTCGACGTAAGCTCGATCAACCAATCCTCGCTCAGCTTTGCGGGAGCCCCGATCACCAAGAAAGGTAGTGCCCGGCGGGCCAGCGGCAATGAGAAACGGACCCGCCCGGCAAAGCCGAGGTACGACGTTGAAATTCGCGACGTGAATAAAGACGGGATCAACGACCTGGTCGTCCGTTTCCCGATTGCCTTTATGAGAGACATCAGCGCCGGCACGCCCCAGGCGATACTCAAGGGGCGACTCAATGACGGCAGCACGATTGAAGCCTATGAGACGGTGGTGGCGACCGGTCAATCGCCAATCCGTATGGGCGGCGGCGTCAATGCGCCAGCGGGCATAACGCAATTTTGCAACTCGACGCCCATCGTCTTTCCGCCTGAGGATGGTAAGGGAGGCGGAGGGGCTGGCAACGCCACTCCCTACCCATCACAGATTACCGTAAGCGGAGCCACAACTTCGATCACCGGGGTTTCGGTCACGCTCAATGACGTCAGCCATACCAATCCGGATGATCTGCACATCATCCTGGTCTCGCCGGACAATCGAGTGCTGGTCCTGGACAACGGCGCATGGGATAGCACCGATGCGGTCAATGTCGACGTCACCTTCAGCTCGTCGGCAACCAATTACCCGCCTGCGGATTCCCCGCTGGTCTCCGGCACCTACAAACCGGTGAGTTACTTCGCGGAGAGGGGGCTCGACTCTCCTGCCCCGGCCCTGTCGCCCGCGGCGCCTTATGCTTATACCTTCAACGCCTTCAACGGCATCAACGCCAACGGCACCTGGAGCCTGTATGCGCGCGACGAGGTTACGGGAGACACGGGAATGATTGGCGGCGGCTGGTGCATCAGCTTCCCGGTCGAAACACCAGGCTGCAACAACCAGCTCTTCAGCGGCAGCCTCGTCGACGGCGATGCGACGCAGCCCAGCAGGCTGTTTCAAGATGGGTTGGCGGCTCTTTGCGGCAGCACGGGAAAGGCCTGCCCCGAAACTGTCGGGGGAAAGGGCGATATGCTTTATGACACCTACACGGTGACTAATAACAACACCATCTCGGCCTGCATGACGGCATCGATCACTCAAAGTTGCTTCGGCAATACGGGCCTTGCCATTTACCAGGGTAGTTATGATTCAACCAACTTGTGCATGAACTACCTGAATGACGACGGCCAAAGCCTGACGCTGGATCCCACCAGTGAGACACAGACGATGTCGTTGACACTGGCGCCGGGGCAGAGTGTCGTCCTGGTCGTATTTGCGCTTGCCCCGGGCAAGGGTTGCGGCAGCTACGGGGTGCTGGTCGAAGGCAACCTCTGTTCTCCGAGCGTGGGGTGCACCCTAACCTGCCCGGCCAACGTCACCCAATCGAACGATCCTAACCAGTGCGGCGCGGTGGTCAATTATCCGCCGCCGCTGGTCGGCGGCTTCTGCACCGATCTAATGCCGATCTGCTCGCCGGCCTCGGGCTCGTTCTTCCCCAAGGGGACGACGACCGTCACCTGCACGCTGGTCAACAATTCGCCCGGCCCGGTGAGCTGCACGTTCACCGTCACGGTCAACGACACGCAGCCGCCGACGATCACCTGCCCGGCCAATATGTCGGTCGTCGGCGTCACCTGTCAGAATGTCACCTACACGACACCCACTCCGACAGATAACTGCCCGGGCGCCACCGCGAGCTGTTCACCGCCTTCAGGCACTTGCTTCCCTGTCGGCACGACGACCGTCACTTGCACCGCCAAGGATACGTCAACGAACATGGCGATGTGCAACTTCACGGTGACCGTCGGCGGCTGCACAGGGATCACCTGTCCGGCCAACATCACCCAGTCGAACGACCCGAACCAATGCGGCGCGGTGGTGAATTACCCCGCGCCGATGACCTCAGGCTCCTGCGGCACGGCCACCTGCTCGCCACTCTCTGGCTCTTTCTTCCCGAAGGGCACCACCACCGTCACCTGCTCGACGACGGCTGGCCCAAGCTGCCCGTTCACCGTCACGGTCAACGACACCCAGCCGCCTTCGATTACCTGCCCGGCCAACGTCACCAGCGTTTCACCGGCGGTCGGCTCAGGTGGCGTCGTCACCTACCCGACGCCAACGGCGTCGGACAACTGCCCCGGCGTCACCACCGCTTGCACGCCGCCTTCGGGCTCGACCTTCGCCCTGGGGACAACCACGGTCACCTGCACGGCGACTGACACGTCGGGCAACACCGCGACGTGCAGCTTCAGCGTTTCAGTCTTCGACGGCAGGTTGCAGGATGACTCCGAGGGCTGCAACAACACGGTGCTGTTCAACACGGTGACAGGCGAATACCGCTGGTGCTGTCACGGCACGATCTTCACGGGTCGCGCCAAGGTGACGCGCGCCGGCAACACCTACTCGCTGTCGCAGTCGGCAGCCGACCGCCGCGTGCAGATCAACCTCAACGCCGGGGCTTCGACGCCCAATGGCAACGCGTCGCTGCAAGTACCTGTGGGCAAGACCATCTGCGTGATCAGTGATCGCGACATCCGCAATGACACATGCCTCTGCGGCGGCGCAGCGCCGCCTACGGCGATCCCCCGCTAAGTGATAACCCATCAACCGGGGAAGCTTCGACTTCCCTAAAAACGGGCGGGCGGCTTCGGCGGCCCGCTCTTTTTTGTGCCTGCGTCAGGAGGTCGCGCGGTCGAAAACTGTAATCTTTACTCCGACACCCGAATGTCGGTTCCAACGGGCTATATGGTGATTCGTTTTACAAACCGTCAACCCCTGGCTCAGCGGGGTCGCAGTCATCAGGATATGTAGCGCAATATACTTCCCCTAAATAGTTACCTCAAAAGGACTTCTGCCCTTGATAAACCCGAGAGTTTCAGCTAACTTAGCAACGTTTCAAATGAGAGCTCTCCTTCAATCACGGACAATCTCTAAGGTTCCCGTAGTAGAACCCTCAAATGATTAGCAAGCGAATCGTTGGGCCGTTGATTATCGTAGTCGTGCTGCTGTTGCCTTGCTTGATCTGGAACAGGCCGCAACAAGCCGCCGCGCAAGACTCTGGCGAGGCCAGACAACTCCCCTCTGCCGTCGCTGCTGAAGCCGGCTATCTCAGCCCCGGCGAGCGCCACAAGTTGCGCATGGAAGACCGCCAGATGGCGTACGAATTGGCCGCCAAAGGCGGGCGGCTGATCGCCGATTATGATAGCTATCAGGTGGTCGAAGTCGATTCTGCCACCGCCCGATCCTACAAAGCTCGCAACAGCGTCGAGGTTAAAGACGAATATAACCTCATCTTGCTGAACGCCGGCAGCATCGATACGACGACGCCCAAGGCAAAGGCGTTTTCCCTTGCCAGCGCCGCCGCCGAGCCGAGCGGCAGGCACATGCACCTGGTGCAGTTTGCCGGCCCCATCAAGCCTGAGTGGTACGACGAGCTGGCCGCTACGGGCGTCGAGATTGTCACTTACATTCCAAACAATGCCTATCTCGTTTATGGCGACAGCCGCTCGCTGCGCCGCGTTGACCGCCTGATGAAAGCCAATCAGCCGGTGCAGTGGCAGGGCGAATACGAAGACGCTTACAAGATCGACCCGGCCATCTACTACAGCGAGAAACGCAACGAAGAATTGCGCCTTCAAGGCAAAGTGGTCGGGGCGACCGGCTATTACACCGTCCAGGTTTTCAAAAGCCAGAGAGGCCGCACCGACACGCTGACCTACCTCGACAGCCTCAAGCTGGCGGAAAAGGTGCGCTGGGACATTCTCAACTACACCAACATCACTGTCGCGTTGCAGGAAAGCGCGGTCAAAGAGCTGGCCTCGCGGCCCGACGTCGTCTACATTGAGCCGTTTGTCGCGCCCAAGAAGCTCGACGAGCGCCAGAACATGGTGATCTCCGGCAACACCACCGCCGGTGTTCCCAACACCGGGCTATCGTGGTTCACTTACCTGGCCAACAAGGGATTCACGCAGGCGCAGTTCGACACCTCGAACTTCCTGGTCAACATCTCTGACAGCGGCCTGGACAACGCCAACCCTGCCTCGCCGAATCATTTCGCGTTCTACCGCGGCGGCGACATCTCTTCGACCAGCCGTATCGTCTACGCGCGGCTGGTCGGCACGCCCAACGGCGGCAGCACGCTCCAGGGCTGCGACGGCCACGGCACGGAAAACAGCAGTATTATCATGGGCAACGTGCCGAACGGCACGGTCGGCGGCGTCAACTTCAACGCCGCGCCACACATGGATGCCAGCGGCTTCCACTACGGCCTGGGGGTCAATCCGTACGTGAAGATCGGCTCGTCGGTGATCTTCGACCCCGACGACTACACCGATCCGAACGTCGCCAGCCTCGAATCGCAAGCCTATGCCGATGGCTCGCGCATCAGCAGCAATAGTTGGGGCAACACCTCAAACACATATGGCGCGTTCGGCCAGTCTTATGACGCCATCGTGCGCGACGCGCAGTCGGGCACCGCCGGCAACCAGGAGTATGTGGTCATCTTCGCCGCCGGCAACTCCGGCAGATCGGGCGGCAACAGCGTCGGCCAGCCCGGCACCGCCAAGAACATCATTACCGCCGGCGCGTCCGAAGGCGTGCAGGCGTTCGGCGTCGCCGACCAGTGCGGCATTGACGACACCGGCGCTGACAACGCCAATGACATCATCAGCTTTTCGAGCCGCGGGCCGACGGCTGACGGTCGCAAGAAGCCGGACATCGTCGCGCCGGGCACGCACGTCTCGGGCGTCGTCGCGCAGGCGGCGAAGGTCGCCACCGGCGTGGGCGCGCAGAATGCCTGTTTTAATGCTAGCGGCGTTTGCGCCGGCCCCGGCGCGAGCAATTTCTGGCCGCTCGCCCAGCAGTTCTACACGGCGTCGGACGGCACCAGCCACTCGACGCCGGCGATTGCCGGCGCCGCCTCGCTGGTGCGCCAGTTCTTCATCAACCAATTCGCCGCGCCGCCGAGCCCGGCCATGACCAAGGCCGCGCTGATGAACTCGGCGAGCTACATGAACGGCGTCGGCGCCAATGACGCGCTCTGGTCGAACTCGCAGGGCATGGGCCTGATGAACATGGACCGGCTGTTCACGACCATCGCGACCAACAGCATCCTGCGCGACCAGCAGGCCGCCGACCTGTTCACCGCGACCGGCCAGCAGCGCCTCATCAATGCGACGGTGGCCGACAACACCAAGCCGCTGCGCGTCACTCTGGCGTGGACCGACGCGCCCGGCCCGACCAGCGGCAACGCCTTCGTCAACAACCTCGACCTCGAAGTCACGGCCGGCGGCAATACTTACAAGGGCAACGTCTTCAGCGGCCCCAACTCGGCGACCGGTGGCAGCGCCGACACGGCCAACAACGTCGAGAGCGTCTTCATTCCGGCGGGCGTCAGCGGCCCCGTGCTGGTGCGCGTTAAGGCGACCAACATCGCCGGCGACGGCGTCCCCGGCGTCGGCGGCGCGCCCGATCAGGACTACGCCCTGGTCATTACCAACGTGACCCCGGCGGGTGCCGCGCCGATCCTCGCGGCGGCAAGCGCGACGCTGGGCAGTGAAAGCTGCACCCCGGCTAATGGCGCGATTGATCCGGGTGAAAGCGTCACCGTCAGCCTCTGCATCCAGGACGTTGGCAACGCCGACACCACCGCGGCCATGACCGGGACGTTGCAGGCGACCGGCGGGGTGACCTCTCCGAGCGGCGCGCAAACCTACGGCGTGGTGACGCAAGGCGGCCCGCCGGTATGCCGCAACTTCACCTTCACCGCCGCCGGCAGTTGCGGCGGCACGCTCACGGCGACCGTTCACTTCCAGGACGGCGCCAACGATCTCGGTAATGTTACCTACACGTTCACCCTGGGCGCGCTCAATACCGTCTTCTCGGAGAACTTTGACGGCGCGACCGCCCCTGGGCTGCCCGCTGGCTGGACGACGTCGTTTGTCAATGGGGCAAGCTGTGCGCAGGGCAACAACTGGACGACGGCGACCACCAACTCGCCGCCGTCCGCGCCAAACGCCGCTTTCCACAACAACCCGACATGCATCACCGATAACTATCTGGTGTCGCCTTCGATTAACATCACGTCGGCTAACGCGGTGTTATCCTTCAAAAACGCTTTTAACTGGGAGGGAAGCGGCTCGAGATTTGATGGCTCCGTTCTTGAAGTCTCGACCGATGGCGGCATCACATGGGCCGACATCACTAGCGGTGGCATCGGCGGCAGCTTCGCGGCGGGCGGCTACAATGGCACGATCAGCACCGGCTTCAACAATCCGCTTGGCGGTCGTCAGGCGTGGACGTCGCTCAGTGGTGGCACGACGGCGGCGCCTGCCTTCATCACCAGCACAGTCAACCTCGGGGCGGTCCTTTCTGGCAAGACGATCAAGCTCAGGTGGCGCGCCGGTTCCGACACCTCGTTAGCAGCCAGTGGCCTATCCGGTCAGTGGATTGATAGCATCACGATCACCGACGGCTACGTCTGCTGTAGTTCAGTGGTGCCTTGCCAGATCACCTGTCCGGCCAACATCACGAAGGACAGCGACCCGAACCAGTGCGGCGCGACCGTCAACTACTCGGCACCGATGGCCACAGGCACCTGTGGCCCGGTGACCTGTACGCCGCCTAGTGGGTTGTTCTTCCCGAAGGGCACCACCACCGTCAACTGCGTTGTTGGCCCCAGCGCCGCAGCGGCGCAACCGAGCGGCGATAGCGCGCCGCCAAGCTGCACGTTTACCGT
This genomic interval carries:
- a CDS encoding S8 family serine peptidase, which codes for MISKRIVGPLIIVVVLLLPCLIWNRPQQAAAQDSGEARQLPSAVAAEAGYLSPGERHKLRMEDRQMAYELAAKGGRLIADYDSYQVVEVDSATARSYKARNSVEVKDEYNLILLNAGSIDTTTPKAKAFSLASAAAEPSGRHMHLVQFAGPIKPEWYDELAATGVEIVTYIPNNAYLVYGDSRSLRRVDRLMKANQPVQWQGEYEDAYKIDPAIYYSEKRNEELRLQGKVVGATGYYTVQVFKSQRGRTDTLTYLDSLKLAEKVRWDILNYTNITVALQESAVKELASRPDVVYIEPFVAPKKLDERQNMVISGNTTAGVPNTGLSWFTYLANKGFTQAQFDTSNFLVNISDSGLDNANPASPNHFAFYRGGDISSTSRIVYARLVGTPNGGSTLQGCDGHGTENSSIIMGNVPNGTVGGVNFNAAPHMDASGFHYGLGVNPYVKIGSSVIFDPDDYTDPNVASLESQAYADGSRISSNSWGNTSNTYGAFGQSYDAIVRDAQSGTAGNQEYVVIFAAGNSGRSGGNSVGQPGTAKNIITAGASEGVQAFGVADQCGIDDTGADNANDIISFSSRGPTADGRKKPDIVAPGTHVSGVVAQAAKVATGVGAQNACFNASGVCAGPGASNFWPLAQQFYTASDGTSHSTPAIAGAASLVRQFFINQFAAPPSPAMTKAALMNSASYMNGVGANDALWSNSQGMGLMNMDRLFTTIATNSILRDQQAADLFTATGQQRLINATVADNTKPLRVTLAWTDAPGPTSGNAFVNNLDLEVTAGGNTYKGNVFSGPNSATGGSADTANNVESVFIPAGVSGPVLVRVKATNIAGDGVPGVGGAPDQDYALVITNVTPAGAAPILAAASATLGSESCTPANGAIDPGESVTVSLCIQDVGNADTTAAMTGTLQATGGVTSPSGAQTYGVVTQGGPPVCRNFTFTAAGSCGGTLTATVHFQDGANDLGNVTYTFTLGALNTVFSENFDGATAPGLPAGWTTSFVNGASCAQGNNWTTATTNSPPSAPNAAFHNNPTCITDNYLVSPSINITSANAVLSFKNAFNWEGSGSRFDGSVLEVSTDGGITWADITSGGIGGSFAAGGYNGTISTGFNNPLGGRQAWTSLSGGTTAAPAFITSTVNLGAVLSGKTIKLRWRAGSDTSLAASGLSGQWIDSITITDGYVCCSSVVPCQITCPANITKDSDPNQCGATVNYSAPMATGTCGPVTCTPPSGLFFPKGTTTVNCVVGPSAAAAQPSGDSAPPSCTFTVTVNDTQPPSITCPTNVSAVTAVPGVLTTVVTYPPPVASDNCPGVTTACTPPSGSTFALGTTTVTCTATDTSGNTATCSFTISVFDGRLQDDSEGCNNTVLFNTITGDYRWCCHGTIFTGRAKVTRAGNTYTLSHVPADRRVQINLNAGGSTPNGNASLQVPAGKTICVISDRDIRNDTCLCGGAAPPGPTLR
- a CDS encoding HYR domain-containing protein → MENSKEQRRSKTGRLLIGGIAFLIVIAFLQVGLRHGAAGGGQKIVGGHGIKIDVNPGGSKTIDLASRDYLPVAVLGAKDFDVSSINQSSLSFAGAPITKKGSARRASGNEKRTRPAKPRYDVEIRDVNKDGINDLVVRFPIAFMRDISAGTPQAILKGRLNDGSTIEAYETVVATGQSPIRMGGGVNAPAGITQFCNSTPIVFPPEDGKGGGGAGNATPYPSQITVSGATTSITGVSVTLNDVSHTNPDDLHIILVSPDNRVLVLDNGAWDSTDAVNVDVTFSSSATNYPPADSPLVSGTYKPVSYFAERGLDSPAPALSPAAPYAYTFNAFNGINANGTWSLYARDEVTGDTGMIGGGWCISFPVETPGCNNQLFSGSLVDGDATQPSRLFQDGLAALCGSTGKACPETVGGKGDMLYDTYTVTNNNTISACMTASITQSCFGNTGLAIYQGSYDSTNLCMNYLNDDGQSLTLDPTSETQTMSLTLAPGQSVVLVVFALAPGKGCGSYGVLVEGNLCSPSVGCTLTCPANVTQSNDPNQCGAVVNYPPPLVGGFCTDLMPICSPASGSFFPKGTTTVTCTLVNNSPGPVSCTFTVTVNDTQPPTITCPANMSVVGVTCQNVTYTTPTPTDNCPGATASCSPPSGTCFPVGTTTVTCTAKDTSTNMAMCNFTVTVGGCTGITCPANITQSNDPNQCGAVVNYPAPMTSGSCGTATCSPLSGSFFPKGTTTVTCSTTAGPSCPFTVTVNDTQPPSITCPANVTSVSPAVGSGGVVTYPTPTASDNCPGVTTACTPPSGSTFALGTTTVTCTATDTSGNTATCSFSVSVFDGRLQDDSEGCNNTVLFNTVTGEYRWCCHGTIFTGRAKVTRAGNTYSLSQSAADRRVQINLNAGASTPNGNASLQVPVGKTICVISDRDIRNDTCLCGGAAPPTAIPR